In Sulfitobacter sp. M39, the following proteins share a genomic window:
- a CDS encoding 3-keto-5-aminohexanoate cleavage protein gives MPLHMTRDVFITCAVTGSGGSQDRSPHVPRSPEQIANSAIAAAKAGAAIVHCHVRDPETGVPSRDPKLYREVTERIRDAEVDVVLNLTAGMGGDMVFGPPSAPLPLNDATDMVSAEERLAHIEDCLPEICTLDCGTMNFAEADYVMTNTPGMLTTMGARMEALGVKPEIEAFDTGHLWYAKQLVKDGVLSSPALVQLCMGIPWGAPNDLNTFMAMVNNVPDDWNWSAFSIGRDEMPYVAASVLAGGNVRVGLEDNLWLSKGELATNEALVSRAVTIIESMGATVMGPDAVRQKLNLTKQAPR, from the coding sequence ATGCCCCTGCACATGACCCGTGATGTCTTTATTACCTGCGCTGTTACCGGATCCGGCGGAAGCCAAGATCGGTCGCCCCATGTTCCCCGCAGCCCTGAACAGATCGCCAATTCGGCCATCGCCGCCGCCAAAGCGGGTGCTGCGATTGTGCATTGCCACGTGCGCGATCCTGAAACCGGCGTGCCCTCACGCGATCCGAAACTCTACCGCGAAGTGACAGAACGCATCCGCGATGCCGAAGTCGATGTGGTCCTGAACCTGACCGCAGGCATGGGCGGCGACATGGTCTTTGGCCCGCCTTCCGCGCCGCTGCCGCTGAACGACGCCACCGATATGGTCAGCGCCGAAGAACGGCTGGCGCATATCGAAGACTGCCTGCCCGAAATTTGCACCCTTGATTGCGGCACGATGAACTTTGCCGAAGCCGACTATGTGATGACCAACACACCCGGCATGCTGACAACGATGGGCGCGCGGATGGAAGCGCTTGGCGTGAAGCCAGAGATCGAAGCCTTTGATACAGGCCACCTTTGGTATGCAAAACAACTGGTTAAAGACGGCGTCTTGTCTTCGCCAGCGCTGGTCCAGCTGTGCATGGGCATCCCATGGGGCGCGCCTAATGACCTGAACACCTTTATGGCGATGGTTAACAATGTGCCTGACGACTGGAACTGGTCCGCCTTTTCAATCGGCCGTGACGAGATGCCCTATGTGGCCGCGTCGGTTCTGGCAGGCGGGAACGTGCGTGTCGGGCTGGAGGACAACCTGTGGCTCAGCAAAGGCGAGCTTGCCACGAACGAAGCGCTTGTCTCGCGTGCCGTCACCATCATCGAAAGCATGGGGGCAACCGTCATGGGCCCTGATGCCGTACGCCAAAAACTGAACCTAACAAAGCAGGCACCACGATGA
- a CDS encoding GlxA family transcriptional regulator, with the protein MQEKTKSPTETVKIDLLLFDGFSNHCLANTLEPFRAANTITGQLPYQWRLLSLEGGLVRSSSGMLVQTEKATATKPACDYLMVTASYGHLALCRGQVLSALRVLCANAKCLVGLDMGSWLLAAAGLLDDRPATIHAHLFESFSETFTQVDTRQERFVIDGNRITCGGAMASFDLVLTLIGEHCGEITRLDVASLFLHQGDQPFGDADNISVRSQLVSRALVLMDENIEAPVPIPTIARRLGCSLKSLQRRFARSLNATPAQVYRHRRLIAAKSLAESTDLSIAEIAARCGYENASSMTRAFKSQFGATPMDTRTD; encoded by the coding sequence ATGCAGGAAAAGACAAAATCACCGACCGAGACTGTAAAAATCGATCTTCTGCTCTTCGACGGGTTTTCGAACCATTGTCTGGCCAACACGCTAGAGCCGTTTCGCGCCGCAAACACCATCACCGGCCAGTTGCCCTATCAATGGCGTTTGCTTTCGCTTGAGGGTGGCCTTGTGCGGTCTTCAAGCGGGATGTTGGTGCAAACCGAAAAGGCCACAGCGACAAAGCCAGCGTGTGATTACCTTATGGTGACCGCCAGCTACGGTCACCTTGCATTGTGTCGCGGTCAGGTCCTGTCCGCGCTGCGGGTCCTTTGCGCCAACGCTAAATGTTTGGTGGGGCTTGATATGGGATCTTGGCTGCTCGCGGCTGCAGGGCTGTTGGACGACAGGCCCGCCACCATCCACGCACATCTTTTTGAAAGCTTTTCTGAGACATTTACGCAGGTAGACACCCGGCAAGAGCGGTTTGTGATAGATGGCAACCGGATCACCTGTGGGGGTGCCATGGCGTCCTTTGATCTGGTCCTGACGTTAATCGGGGAGCACTGCGGCGAGATCACTCGCCTTGATGTCGCGTCGCTTTTTCTGCACCAAGGCGATCAGCCGTTTGGAGATGCCGACAATATATCCGTGCGTTCGCAACTGGTTTCCCGGGCGCTTGTCCTTATGGACGAGAATATCGAAGCACCGGTGCCGATCCCCACGATTGCGCGTCGCCTTGGGTGTTCGTTGAAAAGCCTGCAAAGACGGTTCGCACGCAGTTTGAATGCGACGCCGGCCCAAGTCTATCGCCACAGACGCCTGATCGCCGCCAAAAGCTTGGCCGAAAGCACCGATCTGTCCATCGCAGAGATCGCCGCCCGGTGCGGGTATGAGAACGCAAGTTCTATGACGCGCGCATTCAAGAGCCAGTTCGGCGCGACGCCAATGGACACGCGAACAGATTGA
- a CDS encoding TetR/AcrR family transcriptional regulator, whose product MSDHTPKFKREPAAHRREALIKATLLVIAEKGVQAATVRTIASRADVSQGMIRHHFSSKEELIVAAYEHHMDRLTDLTSAFVDADSDAPAARLAAFVVGSLTPPVVDAGSVSLWAGFLTKVHDDAQMRESHERTYYKYRNRLEALIAAVLNETDQPRSAPELRHLAIACNAVIDGLWMEGGVLPSAFAADELSEIGIRSVGAILGIDLANVRQQT is encoded by the coding sequence TTGTCGGATCACACGCCCAAGTTCAAACGAGAGCCAGCAGCCCACCGCAGGGAGGCGTTGATAAAGGCCACCTTGTTGGTGATCGCCGAAAAAGGCGTTCAGGCTGCGACGGTCCGGACGATCGCTAGCCGTGCGGATGTGTCACAAGGTATGATTCGGCATCACTTTTCGTCGAAAGAAGAGCTGATTGTCGCCGCCTATGAACATCACATGGACCGGCTCACTGATCTGACATCTGCCTTTGTGGATGCCGACAGTGACGCGCCAGCAGCGCGGTTGGCGGCGTTCGTCGTCGGCAGCCTGACGCCGCCGGTTGTCGACGCCGGTTCGGTCAGTCTTTGGGCGGGGTTCCTGACCAAGGTCCATGACGACGCGCAGATGCGCGAAAGTCACGAACGGACCTACTACAAATATCGCAATCGCCTTGAGGCGTTGATTGCGGCCGTATTGAACGAAACAGATCAGCCACGCTCGGCGCCAGAACTGCGGCATCTGGCGATTGCTTGCAACGCCGTGATCGACGGTCTGTGGATGGAAGGTGGTGTTCTTCCAAGCGCTTTCGCAGCGGACGAGCTTTCAGAAATCGGAATTAGATCCGTCGGAGCAATCCTTGGGATAGACCTCGCAAACGTAAGGCAACAGACATGA
- a CDS encoding pyridoxal phosphate-dependent aminotransferase, whose protein sequence is MRQTDITQRLAGLGGAKWEVHLKARELAAQGRDIIELTIGEPDVPTPDALVDIAADAMRRGRTGYSDGRGEIGLRTALAERYSRSAGRRITPDQAMCFPGTQTALYAVLLGVAEAGQQVLVGDPMYATYEGVIRSSGAEIVPVPLRPENAFRIHADDIAARITPQTTAILLTTPHNPTGSVLTRADIDAVGELAIAHDLWIISDEVYEDLTFDGSEFCSPLGNPKLADRTIVVSSISKSHAAPGFRSGWCIGPEAFTEALLPLSETMLFGNQPFIADMTEKAVREGSPVAEGMKQRFAARAERLHRRLSQESPLKVHQPEAGMFAMIDVSATGMNGTDYAMHLLEHAGVAVMPGASFGETLDAWVRVALTTGDAAFDTACDRIIRHAAQLELEIA, encoded by the coding sequence ATGAGACAGACAGATATAACGCAACGGCTGGCGGGGCTTGGCGGCGCGAAATGGGAAGTTCACCTGAAGGCCCGCGAGCTTGCCGCACAGGGCCGTGATATTATTGAACTGACCATCGGCGAGCCGGATGTGCCCACACCCGACGCGCTTGTGGACATCGCGGCTGATGCAATGCGCCGTGGCCGTACCGGCTATTCTGACGGACGAGGCGAAATAGGGCTGCGCACCGCATTGGCCGAGCGCTATTCGCGCAGCGCGGGCCGCCGCATCACGCCGGACCAAGCTATGTGTTTTCCCGGCACGCAGACAGCACTTTATGCGGTGCTGTTGGGCGTGGCCGAGGCCGGACAGCAGGTTTTGGTCGGTGATCCCATGTATGCCACTTACGAAGGCGTTATCCGTTCCAGCGGTGCCGAGATCGTGCCAGTCCCGTTGCGGCCGGAAAACGCCTTTCGCATTCATGCCGATGACATCGCTGCAAGGATCACCCCGCAGACCACGGCAATTCTGCTGACCACGCCGCATAATCCCACGGGTTCGGTCCTGACCCGCGCGGATATTGATGCTGTGGGTGAACTGGCAATTGCCCATGATCTGTGGATTATCTCTGATGAGGTCTACGAAGATCTCACCTTTGACGGCTCTGAATTTTGCTCGCCTCTGGGGAATCCGAAGCTGGCTGACCGCACCATCGTCGTCTCTTCGATCTCAAAATCCCACGCCGCACCGGGCTTTCGCAGCGGTTGGTGCATCGGACCGGAAGCCTTTACCGAGGCCCTCTTGCCGCTGTCGGAGACCATGCTTTTTGGCAACCAGCCCTTCATCGCTGACATGACCGAAAAAGCAGTGCGCGAAGGGTCGCCCGTGGCCGAAGGGATGAAGCAGCGCTTTGCCGCCCGCGCCGAGCGTCTGCATCGCCGCCTGTCGCAAGAGAGCCCGTTGAAAGTTCACCAACCGGAAGCGGGTATGTTCGCCATGATCGACGTTTCCGCCACCGGAATGAACGGCACCGACTATGCCATGCACCTGCTTGAACACGCCGGCGTTGCGGTCATGCCCGGTGCGTCATTTGGTGAAACGCTTGATGCTTGGGTGCGAGTGGCGCTGACCACCGGCGACGCGGCCTTTGATACAGCCTGTGACCGGATCATCCGGCACGCGGCACAACTGGAATTGGAAATAGCATGA
- a CDS encoding 5-guanidino-2-oxopentanoate decarboxylase, translating into MSSIGEALVAQLSDRGVDCVFGIPGVHTIELYRGLAASGIRHVTPRHEQGAGFMADGYARVSGKPGVAFVITGPGLTNTLTAMGQARADSVPMLVVSGVNTLTSLGKGMGHLHELPNQRATTRTVALVSERVESADDLAPMLDQVFDPFQSGRPGPTHLEIPLDVAGAPYAAEAPTQSIAAVPALSGEQISEAAAILAQSKAPLILAGGGARKAGDALRALAEKLGAPVVQTVNARGVMFDHPLGVPASPSLQAVRGLIAQSDVVLALGTELGPTDYDMYASGTMPEIQRLIRVDICAEQLSRHAAELSIVGDAASAIDALNAAVDGDAAPDGAARAAKAREGAFEEIGPEMRALCDTLAEVRGAVPGAIMVGDSAQPIYAGNLYYDHDRPGGWFNAATGFGALGYGIPAAIGAALAAPDTPVICIAGDGGAQFSLPEMMCAVQENLPICFIIWNNHGYQEIATSMVDAGVSVVGCDPTPPEFAAVAQACGLPFWRCDTKPGAIAEALRAATAAGGPTLIEVQAQPSPRP; encoded by the coding sequence ATGAGCAGTATTGGCGAGGCGCTGGTCGCCCAACTTTCAGATCGCGGTGTCGACTGTGTTTTTGGCATCCCCGGCGTACACACGATCGAGCTTTACCGTGGCTTGGCGGCCTCGGGTATTCGTCACGTGACACCCCGACACGAACAGGGCGCGGGCTTTATGGCGGATGGCTATGCACGGGTTTCGGGCAAGCCCGGTGTTGCCTTTGTCATCACAGGGCCGGGGCTGACCAATACGCTGACCGCAATGGGCCAAGCCCGCGCGGATTCTGTGCCGATGCTGGTGGTCTCTGGCGTCAACACGCTGACCAGCCTTGGCAAAGGCATGGGTCATCTGCACGAGCTGCCGAATCAACGGGCAACGACACGGACCGTCGCGCTGGTCTCGGAACGTGTTGAAAGCGCCGATGACCTGGCCCCCATGCTCGACCAAGTCTTTGACCCGTTCCAGTCCGGCCGACCGGGACCCACACATCTTGAGATACCGCTGGACGTGGCCGGCGCGCCCTATGCCGCCGAAGCGCCCACCCAGTCTATCGCCGCTGTGCCTGCGCTGTCTGGCGAACAGATATCAGAAGCAGCAGCGATATTGGCGCAGAGTAAGGCACCCTTGATCCTTGCCGGTGGCGGGGCCCGAAAAGCGGGGGATGCCCTGCGCGCCCTAGCCGAAAAGCTAGGCGCGCCGGTGGTGCAGACGGTGAATGCACGCGGCGTTATGTTTGATCATCCCTTAGGCGTACCAGCGAGCCCCAGCCTGCAAGCCGTGCGCGGGCTGATCGCGCAATCGGACGTCGTGCTGGCTTTGGGCACCGAATTGGGCCCGACCGATTATGATATGTACGCCTCCGGCACCATGCCCGAGATACAGAGGCTTATTCGCGTCGATATATGCGCTGAACAGCTTTCCCGCCATGCGGCAGAACTGTCGATTGTCGGCGATGCGGCTTCTGCAATTGACGCGCTGAATGCTGCAGTCGACGGGGATGCGGCACCAGACGGGGCCGCGCGGGCCGCCAAGGCCCGCGAGGGGGCCTTCGAAGAAATCGGTCCGGAGATGCGCGCGCTTTGTGATACCCTTGCTGAGGTGCGCGGCGCCGTTCCGGGGGCGATCATGGTCGGCGATTCCGCCCAGCCGATCTATGCAGGCAATCTATACTATGATCATGACCGCCCCGGCGGCTGGTTCAACGCCGCCACCGGATTTGGCGCGCTTGGCTATGGCATCCCTGCTGCAATCGGGGCGGCACTGGCGGCGCCGGACACGCCTGTTATCTGCATCGCCGGCGATGGCGGCGCGCAGTTCAGCCTGCCTGAAATGATGTGCGCGGTGCAAGAAAACCTGCCGATTTGCTTCATCATCTGGAACAACCACGGCTATCAGGAAATCGCTACCTCGATGGTGGATGCGGGCGTAAGCGTTGTCGGATGTGATCCGACCCCGCCGGAGTTTGCCGCCGTTGCACAAGCTTGCGGCTTGCCCTTCTGGCGCTGTGATACGAAGCCGGGTGCCATCGCCGAAGCGCTACGCGCGGCCACGGCGGCAGGCGGTCCAACTTTGATTGAAGTTCAGGCACAGCCATCCCCCCGCCCGTGA
- a CDS encoding MYG1 family protein, producing MTITQLVTHSGGFHADELLSSVILTRLFPDATVLRSRDKALITPAEGRIIYDVGGDFDAEAGIFDHHQRSNPLREDGQPYSSFGLIWAHYGHDYLRALDVPEADVNAIHDSFDRGFVLPIDLLDNGAVNASEAGPLFAGLTLPALLESLKPVFDDREEGVDDRAFAAALPIARAFVEASIRRKAAKFRAEAMVMTAIDAAGEGHVLDLPMGMPFRGAVVKAGADHLLFVIHPRGEEWTLTTIRSGDDTFENRADLPVAWAGQKDVGLEEASGVKGAKFCHNGRFIAVADSREAILQMADIAVKEALAA from the coding sequence ATGACGATCACCCAACTCGTGACCCACTCCGGCGGTTTTCATGCGGATGAACTCCTATCCTCTGTCATCCTGACGCGGCTGTTTCCAGACGCCACGGTACTGCGCAGCCGCGACAAGGCGCTGATCACACCGGCCGAGGGGCGCATCATCTACGACGTGGGCGGTGACTTTGATGCCGAGGCAGGGATTTTCGATCACCACCAGCGTTCCAATCCGCTGCGTGAAGACGGGCAGCCCTATAGCTCTTTCGGGCTGATCTGGGCGCATTACGGGCATGATTATCTGCGCGCGCTCGACGTGCCCGAGGCGGATGTGAATGCGATCCACGACAGTTTCGATCGCGGGTTTGTTCTGCCGATCGACCTGCTGGACAATGGTGCCGTCAACGCGTCAGAGGCGGGGCCGCTGTTTGCCGGTCTGACCTTGCCCGCGCTGTTGGAAAGCCTGAAACCCGTCTTTGATGACCGCGAGGAAGGCGTGGATGACCGCGCCTTTGCCGCCGCCTTGCCCATTGCGCGCGCCTTTGTCGAAGCGTCGATCCGTCGCAAAGCCGCCAAGTTCCGCGCCGAAGCGATGGTGATGACCGCCATTGATGCCGCGGGCGAGGGCCATGTGCTGGACTTGCCCATGGGGATGCCGTTTCGCGGGGCCGTGGTAAAAGCGGGGGCGGATCATCTGCTGTTCGTCATCCACCCGCGCGGCGAGGAATGGACGCTGACAACGATCCGGTCGGGGGATGATACCTTCGAGAACCGCGCCGATCTGCCGGTGGCTTGGGCGGGTCAAAAAGACGTCGGGCTTGAGGAAGCATCGGGCGTCAAAGGGGCGAAGTTCTGCCACAACGGCCGCTTTATCGCCGTCGCCGATAGCCGCGAGGCGATTTTGCAGATGGCCGACATCGCGGTGAAGGAAGCGCTGGCAGCGTAA
- the selA gene encoding L-seryl-tRNA(Sec) selenium transferase has product MNSQLRHLPQIEMLLQQPHVASLVATYSHAEVRRALRETLDQLRRDIRGGGVVDLPNFASEPFAQSLADRIKAARQPNLRPVINATGIIIHTNLGRARLAPEALQAMDQIGARPSNLELNLKTGKRGSRYDHAEALICQLTGAEAALIVNNCAAAVVLALTGTAAGRKVIASRGELIEIGGSFRLPDVIAQSGAELKEVGATNKTRLSDYADAVDDDTAVLLKSHTSNFRIVGFTSAPSRNDLAQLAAERDLILMEDLGSGVLIDLAPFRLRDEPVVADILKAGVDLVMFSGDKLLGGPQAGIIAGRADIIAGLRKHPLLRALRIDKLSLAALEATLRLYLPPHDPLARVPVLRALSQPLAEVEARAQRLAGSLAPVRGVDAEVMASAAYVGGGSLPQQDLDSFSVVVASAALPADILADRLRDGVVPIVGRIHHGKLWLDMRTVTDGELPDIVAALGAIAAI; this is encoded by the coding sequence ATGAACAGCCAGCTTAGACATTTGCCGCAGATCGAGATGCTGTTGCAGCAACCGCATGTGGCGTCTTTGGTTGCGACCTACAGCCATGCCGAGGTGCGCCGCGCCCTGCGCGAAACGCTCGACCAGCTGCGCCGTGATATTCGGGGCGGCGGGGTGGTCGATTTGCCCAATTTCGCCAGTGAACCCTTTGCCCAAAGCCTTGCCGACCGGATAAAGGCAGCCCGCCAGCCGAACCTGCGCCCTGTCATCAATGCCACGGGTATCATCATCCACACCAATCTGGGCCGCGCCCGTCTTGCCCCCGAGGCGCTGCAGGCTATGGACCAGATCGGTGCGCGGCCTTCGAACCTTGAGCTTAACCTAAAAACTGGCAAGCGCGGATCGCGCTATGACCATGCCGAGGCACTGATCTGCCAGTTGACGGGCGCAGAGGCGGCGCTGATCGTAAACAACTGCGCCGCGGCGGTGGTCTTGGCCCTGACGGGCACCGCCGCGGGGCGCAAGGTGATCGCCTCGCGCGGGGAGCTGATCGAGATTGGCGGGTCTTTCCGTCTGCCCGATGTGATCGCGCAAAGCGGCGCAGAGCTGAAAGAGGTCGGTGCCACTAATAAAACGCGGCTTAGCGATTACGCCGATGCGGTGGACGACGATACGGCGGTTCTGTTGAAAAGCCACACCAGCAACTTTCGTATTGTGGGCTTCACGTCCGCCCCGTCACGCAATGATTTGGCGCAACTGGCGGCGGAGCGGGATCTAATCTTGATGGAGGATCTGGGCAGCGGCGTGCTGATTGACCTTGCCCCCTTTCGGCTGCGCGATGAACCCGTGGTGGCGGATATCCTGAAGGCGGGTGTCGATCTGGTCATGTTCTCGGGCGACAAGCTGCTTGGCGGGCCGCAGGCGGGGATTATCGCGGGACGTGCGGATATAATCGCGGGGCTCCGCAAGCACCCGTTGCTGCGGGCGTTACGCATCGACAAGCTGTCGCTGGCCGCGCTCGAGGCGACCTTGCGTCTTTACCTGCCGCCCCATGATCCGCTGGCGCGGGTGCCGGTCTTGCGCGCGCTCTCGCAGCCTTTGGCAGAGGTAGAGGCGCGGGCGCAAAGGCTCGCGGGTTCCCTCGCTCCGGTGCGTGGGGTGGATGCTGAGGTGATGGCGTCAGCCGCCTATGTCGGGGGCGGGTCGCTGCCGCAGCAGGACCTGGACAGTTTTAGTGTCGTGGTGGCCTCTGCCGCGCTGCCTGCTGATATCCTCGCGGATCGTTTGCGGGATGGCGTCGTGCCCATTGTCGGGCGTATCCATCACGGCAAGCTGTGGCTGGATATGCGCACGGTGACGGACGGCGAGCTGCCCGATATCGTCGCGGCGCTGGGCGCGATCGCCGCCATATGA
- the selB gene encoding selenocysteine-specific translation elongation factor: MTSACVIVIGHVDHGKTALVRALTGMETDRLAEEKARGLSIALGFAHCEMSGGTLDLIDAPGHEDFIRTMVSGASGAQGAMLVVSAVEGVAAQTREHLQIARLLQVPVAVVAVTKADLIPEVTLPARLTEIEDALAAQGIKGAELVPCSATTAGGVDHLRQVLARRFTALPARAAPRGAFLPVDRAFTLAGRGTVVTGTLLGGALAVGEALTVQPSGAATVVRGLQSRGAARETVAAGERVAVNLRGIALEDIARGDVICTRGQGATLCMDVALTVSETASRPVKHMQDLRVLWGTAHEVATLRLMGGGQIAPGGAGLGQLRFKRPVVGFAGQAAVLRQLSPAATLAGAMILDPQAAAVGAGDRRRLAVMQAAQQQDRPALAAALCAQGQGVALWSDLVRLARCDATAALPTGVVRLSPEHIALADDLVAVQTAVVAALQRFHTDHPIKQGAALSMLQPVTPLRGLVPFAQAELVRGGEVVLRDGLVCLARHDPLAALAPQQLARLTEIEERMRAGGTSPSDVRQFDSPDDADLIALMVVQGRLVSLANIALKQQVVFHAATIGQARRNLAAIFPPPTAFTTSAARTALGTSRKFIVPLLEHLDALGMTLRIGDTRQIAPQAH; this comes from the coding sequence ATGACATCGGCCTGCGTGATTGTGATCGGCCATGTGGATCATGGCAAGACGGCGCTGGTGCGCGCCCTCACGGGGATGGAGACGGACCGGCTGGCCGAGGAAAAAGCCCGTGGTCTGTCGATCGCGCTGGGTTTTGCCCATTGCGAGATGTCGGGTGGGACGCTCGACCTGATTGATGCGCCGGGGCACGAGGATTTCATCCGCACCATGGTGTCCGGTGCAAGCGGCGCGCAGGGCGCGATGCTGGTTGTCTCGGCCGTTGAGGGCGTCGCGGCGCAAACGCGCGAGCATCTGCAGATCGCACGGCTGTTGCAGGTGCCCGTGGCGGTGGTCGCGGTGACCAAGGCGGATTTGATCCCCGAGGTGACATTGCCCGCCCGTCTGACGGAAATTGAGGATGCCCTTGCCGCGCAAGGCATTAAAGGGGCCGAACTGGTGCCCTGTTCGGCCACGACCGCTGGCGGGGTAGATCATTTGCGGCAGGTCTTGGCGCGGCGGTTCACCGCCTTGCCCGCGCGGGCTGCGCCGAGGGGGGCGTTTCTGCCGGTGGACCGCGCGTTCACACTGGCGGGGCGCGGAACGGTGGTGACGGGCACGCTGCTTGGCGGCGCGTTGGCGGTTGGGGAGGCGTTGACCGTGCAGCCAAGCGGTGCTGCGACGGTGGTGCGAGGGTTGCAGTCGCGCGGCGCGGCGCGGGAGACGGTCGCGGCGGGCGAGCGGGTCGCGGTGAACCTGCGCGGTATCGCGCTAGAGGATATTGCCCGCGGCGATGTGATCTGTACGCGCGGGCAGGGGGCGACGCTTTGCATGGATGTGGCCTTGACCGTTTCTGAAACAGCCTCGCGACCGGTCAAACATATGCAGGATTTGCGCGTGCTGTGGGGCACGGCACATGAGGTTGCGACCCTGCGGCTGATGGGCGGTGGCCAGATCGCGCCGGGGGGCGCGGGGCTGGGGCAGCTGCGCTTTAAACGCCCCGTGGTGGGGTTTGCCGGGCAGGCGGCGGTGCTGCGCCAGCTTTCCCCTGCGGCGACGCTGGCGGGCGCGATGATCCTTGACCCGCAGGCCGCGGCAGTCGGGGCGGGTGACAGGCGGCGGTTGGCGGTGATGCAGGCGGCACAGCAGCAAGATCGCCCTGCCCTTGCCGCAGCGCTGTGTGCGCAGGGGCAAGGGGTGGCGCTGTGGTCTGATCTTGTCCGGTTGGCGCGCTGCGATGCGACGGCTGCGCTGCCCACGGGCGTTGTGCGGTTATCGCCGGAACATATCGCGCTGGCCGACGACCTTGTCGCTGTGCAAACGGCGGTGGTGGCGGCTTTGCAGCGCTTTCATACCGACCACCCGATCAAGCAGGGGGCGGCGCTTTCGATGCTGCAACCGGTGACGCCGCTGCGGGGTTTGGTGCCTTTCGCCCAAGCCGAATTGGTTAGGGGCGGAGAGGTGGTTTTGCGCGACGGTTTGGTCTGTCTCGCACGGCATGACCCCTTGGCAGCCCTGGCCCCGCAACAGCTTGCCCGCCTGACGGAGATCGAAGAGAGGATGCGCGCAGGCGGCACCTCCCCCTCTGATGTGCGGCAGTTCGATTCGCCTGATGACGCGGATCTGATCGCGCTGATGGTGGTACAGGGGCGGTTGGTGTCCTTGGCGAATATCGCGTTGAAACAGCAGGTCGTGTTTCACGCGGCGACCATTGGCCAAGCGCGGCGGAACCTTGCAGCAATCTTCCCCCCGCCCACGGCCTTTACCACCAGCGCGGCGCGCACCGCCTTGGGCACCAGCCGCAAGTTCATCGTGCCGCTGCTTGAGCATCTGGATGCGCTAGGCATGACCCTGCGGATTGGTGACACGCGCCAGATCGCGCCGCAGGCGCATTAG